In Arachis stenosperma cultivar V10309 chromosome 1, arast.V10309.gnm1.PFL2, whole genome shotgun sequence, one DNA window encodes the following:
- the LOC130974219 gene encoding uncharacterized protein LOC130974219 → MRESNMVGSDESKSKYSIVCWLILMGMVIATTFTAAEDCETDLRGLEIECLYYMHKGEPSTLMNPNKRCCDVIQQANLPCCCANLNRKLSYPPGFTIEDLLDWGKVLHTLNFCGKPLAVGTKCGSFSVPPGPPP, encoded by the exons ATGAGAGAATCGAATATGGTTGGTTCTGATGAATCCAAATCCAAATATTCCATAGTTTGTTGGTTGATCTTGATGGGAATGGTTATTGCAACAACATTTACAGCAGCAGAGGATTGTGAAACCGATCTTCGTGGGCTTGAAATAGAGTGCTTGTATTACATGCATAAAGGAGAGCCTTCAACACTTATGAACCCTAATAAACGCTGCTGTGACGTCATTCAACAAGCCAACCTTCCATGCTGCTGCGCTAATCTCAATCGCAAATTAT cttaCCCGCCTGGGTTTACAATTGAAGATTTGCTTGATTGGGGGAAAGTGTTGCACACCTTGAACTTTTGTGGCAAACCTCTTGCTGTTGGTACCAAGTGTGGAA GTTTCAGTGTTCCACCAGGTCCACCACCATAA